In a genomic window of Erigeron canadensis isolate Cc75 chromosome 5, C_canadensis_v1, whole genome shotgun sequence:
- the LOC122600188 gene encoding ATP-dependent zinc metalloprotease FTSH 12, chloroplastic-like — MVVRKWHLKIYQKAIVVLEKKLGVLLKEGDSNTNVKQNCKSHSRIGIFISTIGLESIFTIATKWKLQYMSFYPREDMVDQANSISGYMMMQMVVAQGGLCAETVVFCYYYYFDFCSMETNFILCVLML; from the exons ATGGTT GTGAGAAAATGGCATTTAAAAATCTACCAAAAGGCTATTGTTGTATTGGAGAAGAAGTTGGGTGTGCTCCTGAAAGAGGGAGACAGCAACACAAATGTGAAGCAAAACTGTAaaa GTCATTCTCGTATTGGCATATTTATTTCCACAATTGGATTGGAATCCATTTTCACAATTGCTACTAAGTG GAAACTGCAATATATGTCTTTTTACCCTAGGGAAGACATGGTAGATCAAGCTAACTCAATATCTGGCTATATGATGATGCAAATGGTGGTAGCTCAAGGTGGGCTTTGTGCTGAAACTGTTGTATTctgttactattattattttgatttctgCTCCATGGAGACCAACTTTATACTATGTGTTTTGATGTTGTAA
- the LOC122601964 gene encoding L-type lectin-domain containing receptor kinase IX.1-like, whose product MIFSRIHVIITYLLIVSIPYAVSISFNLTIIGPQNLNREIEVNGSYVSDGGIQVTPNEIGSDRTQKAGQAIYFRQLRLWDKRNGELASFATNFTFVIDSNGSANYGDGLAFFLAEKNSVITKGGAMGLPIDPITINATNRFVAVEFDTYYNTGWDPLPSNTSRVADHVGISISSLTSVRTQSWFSDITRGRECQAWITYDSVSKNLSVSFTGYRNNTIVRQDGLVYKVDLRNELPEWVIFGFSAATGASFQRNNVISWSFSSSDLQNVKGKNRKVGLVIGLAVGIAFTFLFLFVLWRWKKKSRKNEAEDDGLEVEMNNEFEMGTGPKRFSYNELARSTSNFSESVKLGEGGFGGVYRGFLKDLSTYVAVKRVSKSSKQGIKEYASEVRIISRLRHRNLVQLIGWCHEKRELLLVYEYMENGSLDAHLFKAKSLLLWETRYKIVHGIASALLYLHEEWEQCVLHRDIKSSNVMLDTYFNAKLGDFGLAKLVDHEKGSQTTMIAGTLGYMAPECVVTGKASKESDVFSFGVVALEIACGRKPMEYKTQEKQIRLVEWVWELYGLGILLEAADPRLGSEFDEDEIQRLMIVGLWCAHPDSESRPSMRQAIQVLNSEASLPVLPSKMPVASYLTPPLSSLYGVTSIVKIQSSSSYSNTESSKTTMSSSPTSPSVSLLHSME is encoded by the coding sequence ATGATCTTCTCTAGAATCCATGTAATAATCACTTACTTGCTTATTGTATCCATCCCTTATGCCGTTTCAATATCGTTCAACTTGACAATTATCGGTCCACAGAATTTGAACCGTGAAATAGAAGTTAATGGAAGTTATGTCTCTGATGGTGGAATTCAGGTGACCCCAAATGAGATTGGTTCAGATCGAACCCAGAAAGCAGGACAAGCCATATACTTTAGACAACTTCGGCTTTGGGACAAAAGAAATGGTGAGTTAGCAAGCTTTGCAACAAACTTTACTTTTGTGATTGATTCAAATGGGTCAGCAAATTATGGTGATGGCCTTGCATTCTTTCTTGCTGAGAAAAATTCCGTGATAACAAAGGGTGGAGCAATGGGACTTCCCATTGATCCCATCACCATTAACGCCACAAACAGATTTGTTGCGGTGGAGTTTGATACTTATTATAATACTGGGTGGGACCCGTTACCCTCTAACACTTCTCGAGTTGCCGATCATGTGGGTATCAGCATTAGCTCACTTACTTCTGTTAGGACTCAGAGTTGGTTTAGCGATATAACTCGTGGAAGAGAGTGTCAAGCTTGGATTACATATGATTCGGTCTCCAAAAATCTTAGTGTTTCCTTCACTGGTTATCGAAACAATACAATCGTACGTCAAGATGGACTTGTTTACAAAGTTGATCTCAGAAATGAGTTGCCTGAATGggttatttttggattttctgcTGCAACTGGAGCTAGTTTTCAGAGAAATAATGTGATATCGTGGTCTTTCAGTAGTTCTGATTTACAGAATGTTAAAGGGAAAAACAGAAAGGTAGGATTAGTTATTGGATTAGCGGTTGGGATTGCTTTTActtttctgtttttgtttgttttatggaGGTGGAAAAAGAAAAGCAGAAAAAATGAAGCAGAAGATGATGGACTTGAAGTTGAGATGAACAACGAATTTGAAATGGGAACCGGGCCAAAAAGATTTTCCTACAATGAATTAGCTAGATCGACTAGTAACTTTTCTGAGAGTGTGAAGCTTGGGGAGGGAGGTTTTGGTGGGGTGTACAGAGGTTTTTTGAAAGATTTGAGCACATATGTTGCAGTCAAAAGGGTGTCAAAGAGTTCCAAACAAGGTATCAAGGAGTACGCATCAGAAGTTAGGATAATTAGCCGATTAAGGCATAGAAACTTGGTACAACTCATCGGTTGGTGTCATGAGAAAAGAGAACTcctacttgtctatgagtacaTGGAAAATGGAAGCCTAGATGCACATCTTTTCAAGGCGAAGAGCTTATTGCTTTGGGAAACAAGGTATAAAATTGTCCATGGTATCGCTTCTGCTTTGCTGTATCTACATGAAGAGTGGGAGCAATGTGTTTTGCATAGAGATATTAAATCAAGTAATGTGATGTTGGATACATATTTTAATGCAAAGTTAGGTGATTTTGGGTTAGCTAAGTTGGTCGATCATGAGAAAGGCTCTCAGACTACAATGATAGCTGGAACCTTGGGTTACATGGCTCCTGAGTGTGTAGTGACGGGCAAGGCAAGTAAAGAATCAGATGTGTTTAGTTTTGGTGTGGTTGCGCTGGAAATAGCATGTGGACGAAAACCCATGGAGTACAAGACTCAAGAAAAGCAAATCCGCTTAGTAGAATGGGTTTGGGAGCTCTACGGGTTGGGGATTCTTTTAGAGGCAGCTGATCCCCGTTTAGGGTCAGAGTTTGATGAAGATGAAATCCAACGATTGATGATTGTTGGGTTATGGTGCGCACATCCTGACTCAGAATCTCGCCCATCAATGAGACAAGCAATTCAAGTACTAAACTCTGAAGCTTCCCTCCCTGTACTTCCCTCAAAGATGCCGGTGGCATCTTACTTGACGCCACCCCTGTCCTCGTTATATGGTGTCACTTCCATAGTCAAAATTCAATCATCAAGTAGCTACTCTAACACAGAGTCATCAAAGACAACAATGTCATCATCTCCTACTTCACCTTCTGTATCATTGTTGCATTCAATGGAATGa
- the LOC122601411 gene encoding uncharacterized protein LOC122601411, giving the protein MRSVVKGIKIGCDGLVVSHLLYADDCIVLGEWSLDNIRNIAQVFKVFNICSSLKIHLGKSNLFGIGIGGNEVIAMAKEVNCTAGSLPFKHLGVWIGANMNRVANWNFLVDIFETRLSKWRASSLLESIMRKFLWGSSVSGRKIHWVSWDVIASPKSMGGLGISRLRNTNVALLSKWVWRYKTEINSLWRLVIKAIHDTKRGWNHIPMNKYLPGTLKNIVNCVEAQKVKGISLNSMLRGQRTS; this is encoded by the exons ATGAGGAGTGTAGTGAAAGGGATAAAGATTGGCTGCGATGGTTTGGTAGTTTCACATTTGCTATACGCAGATGATTGTATTGTACTGGGAGAGTGGTCATTGGACAATATCAGGAACATTGCTCAGGTATTTAAAGTTTTCAACATATGCTCGAGCCTAAAAATTCATCTCGGCAAGTCCAATCTATTTGGAATTGGGATTGGTGGTAACGAAGTGATTGCCATGGCGAAAGAAGTTAACTGTACAGCAGGTTCCTTACCATTTAAACACCTTGGTGTTTGGATTGGTGCTAACATGAACAGGGTGGCCAATTGGAATTTCTTGGTGGATATTTTCGAGACAAGGCTTTCAAAATGGAGAGCTAGTTCCCT TTTAGAGTCAATTATGAGAAAGTTTTTGTGGGGGAGTTCGGTGTCGGGAAGGAAAATTCATTGGGTTTCGTGGGACGTTATAGCATCCCCCAAGAGTATGGGTGGGCTGGGAATTTCCAGATTAAGAAACACAAATGTAGCATTGCTTTCTAAATGGGTATGGAGGTATAAAACAGAGATTAATAGCCTTTGGAGACTCGTTATTAAAGCAATACATGATACGAAGCGAGGGTGGAATCATATACCTATGAACAAGTATTTACCAGGGACTTTGAAGAACATAGTTAATTGCGTGGAAGCTCAAAAGGTCAAGGGGATAAGCCTCAACAGTATGCTACGTGGGCAGCGAACCTCTTAA
- the LOC122601412 gene encoding uncharacterized protein LOC122601412, translated as MSTQPTNSSQITPVLSSPLPPPPPGRAFYRRNKNNAARTSAQEKGEEPMDSFQILDLSGEIPAGNASQENARSSQTQRRSFYDDCGNPDPYNTGSRNVNSEELPDLFTILQNLDKTIKTNQEYNQAQFKILESRIFENRPPMTPRNLFSTTPNALESAPINTSMPTATPNFGSNIPQNTHVAGTSATMSAGLNNSNNFAGSFAFTNPLQGQGANDYIAREFQKIKDMISRVPGFCNPIPEVNPASYLINIYGDRIANVEIPKKFQVPNMKPYDGTTDPQEHIALYLEKMETVPIPSNLKEACLCRNFGSTLSGSALKWLHSLPPLSINSFANLTNLFYSQFSCSRTFEKLTDDLYKIIQKPHESLRDFMTRFRKESLNIPKLDMLTAIQALQRGLHKGSKFQEDLIMTPCRNLDEAKVRAARFIRLEENELTTSKLDALSYDRPNRKAETPVFKPRHKPYSRHVDDQVNVVEEDDGVEYPTLASYCFSVGTPGIIMALRDLGDKVRWPQKKNDGYFKKKDPSQWCAYHEDFGHITEDCKMLRREISTLLAKGYLTELLGRKKAKDVEVLDFSKPKSTQKADSPPANAKVINTISGGSEVCGTTYSAAKRLAKQSKADRGERSVKKASISD; from the coding sequence ATGTCGACTCAACCAACTAATTCTTCGCAAATTACTCCTGTTCTTTCTTCTCCTTTGCCTCCTCCACCTCCAGGACGTGCTTTTTATCGAAGAAACAAGAACAATGCTGCTCGAACTTCTGCCCAGGAAAAAGGCGAGGAGCCAATGGATTCATTCCAGATCCTAGACTTATCTGGAGAAATTCCGGCAGGAAACGCATCTCAAGAGAATGCAAGATCAAGCCAGACTCAAAGAAGGAGTTTTTACGACGATTGTGGCAATCCGGATCCCTACAATACCGGATCTAGGAATGTTAACTCTGAAGAACTGCCTGACTTGTTTACTATTTTGCAGAATCTTGATAAGACAATTAAGACTAATCAAGAATATAATCAGGCACAATTCAAAATTCTTGAGTCAAGGATTTTTGAAAACAGACCACCGATGACTCCTAGGAATTTGTTTTCAACGACTCCAAATGCTCTTGAGTCTGCTCCTATTAATACGTCGATGCCAACTGCGACTCCTAATTTTGGGAGTAATATTCCGCAAAACACTCATGTTGCTGGAACATCGGCCACCATGAGTGCAGGTTTGAACAATTCTAATAATTTTGCTGGATCTTTTGCTTTTACTAATCCATTGCAGGGACAAGGAGCAAATGATTACATCGCTAGAGAATTTCAGAAGATTAAAGACATGATTTCGAGAGTTCCTGGATTTTGCAATCCAATTCCTGAAGTCAACCCTGCGTCCTATCTAATCAACATATATGGCGACAGGATTGCGAACGTAGAAATCCCGAAGAAATTCCAAGTTCCAAATATGAAACCATATGATGGAACCACTGACCCACAGGAGCATATCGCACTGTATCTGGAGAAAATGGAAACGGTGccgattccatcaaatttgaaaGAAGCTTGCTTATGCAGAAACTTTGGATCGACACTATCTGGATCAGCCTTAAAATGGCTGCATAGTTTGCCTCCtctatctattaattctttcgctaatttaacaaatttattttatagtcaATTTTCATGCAGTAGAACTTTTGAGAAATTGACTGATgatctatataaaataattcaaaaaccgCATGAATCACTTAGAGATTTTATGACTAGATTTAGAAAAGAATCTCTTAATATTCCTAAATTAGATATGTTGACCGCTATTCAAGCTTTGCAGAGAGGTCTCCATAAAGGATCTAAATTCCAGGAAGATCTCATAATGACACCATGCAGAAATTTAGATGAAGCAAAAGTAAGGGCAGCAAGATTTATAAGGCTCGAAGAAAATGAACTTACAACTTCGAAATTAGATGCCTTATCATATGATCGTCCAAATCGGAAGGCAGAAACCCCGGTGTTTAAACCGAGACACAAACCTTACTCAAGACATGTAGATGATCAAGTCAATGTCGTTGAAGAAGATGACGGGGTCGAATATCCAACTTTGGCATCATACTGTTTCTCTGTAGGAACTCCTGGCATTATAATGGCGCTTAGAGATCTTGGAGACAAGGTGAGATGGCCTCAGAAGAAAAATGACGGATACTTCAAGAAGAAAGATCCTAGCCAGTGGTGTGCTTATCATGAAGACTTTGGCCATATCACCGAAGATTGCAAGATGTTAAGAAGAGAAATATCCACTTTATTAGCAAAAGGATATTTGACAGAACTCCTTGGAAGGAAGAAGGCCAAAGATGTTGAAGTCTTGGACTTTTCCAAAccaaaatcaacacaaaaagCAGATTCCCCACCAGCGAATGCAAAAGTAATTAATACCATCTCTGGGGGATCGGAAGTGTGCGGGACAACATATTCAGCAGCAAAAAGACTTGCAAAGCAAAGCAAAGCAGATAGAGGAGAAAGAAGTGTGAAGAAAGCATCAATTTCGGACTAA